One genomic window of Actinomycetes bacterium includes the following:
- a CDS encoding cell wall-binding repeat-containing protein: MTSVSAGYLHTCAVGRDGSAYCWGSNGAGQLGAGSDYLPGPTPPRVLGLSGVTAISAGYYHTCAVTGSGLAYCWGDNVAGELGNGTTVGSSVPVRVPSLSGVTSIKAARYYTCALLSTGSAYCWGNNVDGVLGNGTTKLSTVPVKVVTLASVAALATGDFHACALTRSATGYCWGRNSAGQLGDGTAPVSHTTPVTVTGLAAPTALVAAAAHTCALTAAHTVHCWGGDVNGGPRLGDGTTASSPTPVAVLNLSPRIWDRLAGADRYATAAAVSRSAFAKGGAGAVVLARGDAYPDALVGVPLAAEHHAPLLLTHGTALPTVTLTEIRRVLPVSRTVYILGGTDVVPASIGAQLASLGYSITRYAGADRFATAVSVADALGDPSTVLLASGLNFPDALAAGPAATAVHGAVLLTTGSTLPPVTVAYLAAHPGTTYAIGGPAFAAEPTAQPVLGADRYATAATVAATFFPAPATVGIATGLNFLDALAGGAQLAAAGGPLLLTATTVLPSTSANTLTAVKASLNTTRFYGETDVVADPVALAAAAALGY, from the coding sequence GTGACATCGGTCAGCGCTGGCTACCTGCACACTTGCGCAGTTGGCCGAGACGGCAGCGCCTACTGCTGGGGAAGCAACGGAGCTGGGCAGCTCGGTGCCGGGAGCGACTACCTTCCCGGCCCCACCCCTCCCCGCGTCCTGGGCTTGTCAGGGGTGACGGCCATCTCCGCTGGCTATTACCACACCTGCGCAGTGACAGGTAGCGGGCTCGCCTATTGCTGGGGCGACAACGTGGCAGGCGAGTTGGGAAACGGCACAACCGTGGGCAGCAGCGTCCCCGTCCGGGTCCCGTCCCTGTCCGGGGTGACCTCGATCAAAGCGGCCCGCTACTACACCTGTGCGCTGCTCAGCACCGGATCGGCGTACTGCTGGGGAAACAACGTCGACGGGGTTCTGGGTAACGGAACCACGAAGCTGAGCACCGTCCCGGTCAAGGTCGTGACCCTCGCCTCCGTCGCGGCGCTGGCCACCGGTGACTTCCACGCGTGTGCGCTGACCCGCAGTGCCACGGGGTACTGCTGGGGTCGCAACAGTGCCGGGCAGCTCGGGGACGGCACTGCCCCGGTCAGCCACACCACCCCGGTCACCGTGACGGGTCTGGCCGCTCCCACCGCTTTGGTGGCGGCAGCTGCGCACACCTGCGCCCTGACAGCCGCCCACACCGTGCACTGCTGGGGCGGAGACGTCAACGGCGGACCGAGACTCGGCGACGGCACCACGGCCAGCAGTCCCACCCCGGTGGCCGTGCTCAACCTGTCACCACGGATCTGGGACCGGCTGGCCGGGGCTGACCGGTACGCCACCGCCGCGGCGGTGTCCCGGTCAGCCTTCGCCAAGGGCGGAGCCGGGGCGGTGGTGCTGGCCCGCGGGGACGCCTACCCGGACGCCCTGGTCGGGGTGCCGCTGGCCGCCGAGCACCATGCGCCGCTGCTGCTCACCCACGGCACCGCGTTGCCCACCGTCACCCTGACCGAGATCCGCCGGGTGCTGCCGGTCAGCCGCACGGTCTACATCCTCGGCGGCACCGACGTGGTCCCGGCCAGCATCGGCGCCCAGCTCGCAAGTCTGGGCTACTCGATCACCCGCTACGCCGGTGCGGACCGGTTCGCCACCGCGGTCTCGGTCGCGGACGCCCTCGGCGACCCCTCGACCGTGCTGCTCGCCTCCGGGCTGAACTTCCCCGACGCCCTCGCCGCCGGGCCAGCAGCCACCGCCGTCCACGGAGCGGTGCTGCTCACCACCGGCTCGACGCTGCCGCCGGTCACCGTGGCGTACCTGGCCGCCCACCCCGGCACGACCTATGCCATCGGCGGTCCCGCCTTCGCGGCCGAGCCGACGGCCCAGCCGGTCCTAGGCGCCGACCGGTACGCCACCGCCGCCACCGTCGCCGCCACCTTCTTCCCCGCCCCCGCCACCGTTGGAATCGCCACCGGGCTGAACTTCCTCGACGCCCTTGCCGGGGGCGCCCAACTCGCCGCAGCCGGAGGACCGCTGCTGCTCACCGCCACGACCGTCCTGCCATCCACATCCGCCAACACCCTGACCGCCGTGAAGGCGAGCCTCAACACCACGCGCTTCTACGGCGAGACCGATGTCGTCGCCGACCCGGTCGCCCTCGCCGCTGCGGCAGCTCTCGGCTACTAG
- a CDS encoding DUF1524 domain-containing protein yields MTGYDRALFGPAWTDTDRNGCDTRNDILRRDLTNKTLKAGTNGCVVLTGTLREPYSGTTISFVRGTTTSTAVQIDHVVALGDAWVTGAASWPYAKKIAFANDPLNLLAVKGSLNQQKGDGDAATWLPPNKPFRCSYVARQVSVKAKYGLYVTPAEKAAMQRILATCPSQPVLTGGNPTTSTVLPPLATATTSSSKATAASQPATSTGSLDPRFATCKAVKAAGYGPYYRGKDPEYAWYRDADGDGIVCE; encoded by the coding sequence ATGACCGGTTACGACCGGGCGCTGTTCGGCCCGGCGTGGACCGACACAGACCGCAACGGGTGTGACACCCGCAACGACATCCTGCGCCGCGACCTGACCAACAAGACCCTGAAGGCTGGAACCAACGGGTGCGTGGTCCTCACCGGGACGCTGCGCGAACCATACAGCGGCACCACGATCAGCTTCGTCCGCGGCACCACCACCAGCACGGCGGTGCAGATCGACCACGTCGTCGCCCTCGGCGACGCCTGGGTCACCGGCGCGGCCAGCTGGCCCTACGCGAAGAAGATCGCCTTCGCCAACGACCCTCTCAACCTGCTCGCCGTCAAGGGCAGCCTGAACCAGCAGAAGGGCGACGGGGACGCGGCGACCTGGCTGCCGCCGAACAAGCCCTTCCGGTGCTCCTATGTGGCCCGGCAGGTCAGCGTGAAGGCCAAGTACGGCCTGTATGTCACCCCGGCCGAGAAGGCCGCCATGCAACGCATTCTGGCCACCTGCCCGAGCCAGCCGGTGCTCACCGGGGGCAACCCGACGACATCCACCGTGCTGCCGCCCCTCGCCACGGCCACCACCTCGAGCTCCAAGGCCACGGCGGCCAGCCAGCCAGCGACGTCGACTGGCTCGCTGGACCCCAGGTTCGCCACCTGCAAGGCCGTCAAGGCGGCCGGGTACGGCCCGTACTACCGGGGCAAGGACCCCGAGTACGCCTGGTACCGCGACGCCGACGGCGACGGCATTGTCTGTGAGTAG
- a CDS encoding HNH endonuclease, which translates to MPTRAQSVVALAQAPRPTARIAIPPDVKQLVWTRDGGACAQCGSNVELQLDHVIPVSLGGSNDEGNLQILCGPCNRLKGASVG; encoded by the coding sequence ATGCCCACCCGCGCCCAGTCCGTCGTGGCCTTGGCCCAGGCCCCCCGCCCCACCGCCCGGATCGCCATCCCGCCAGACGTCAAGCAGTTGGTCTGGACCCGCGACGGCGGAGCCTGCGCCCAGTGCGGGTCCAACGTCGAGCTGCAGCTCGACCACGTCATCCCCGTGTCCCTGGGCGGCTCCAACGACGAGGGCAACCTTCAGATCCTCTGCGGACCGTGTAACCGGCTCAAGGGAGCCAGCGTCGGCTGA
- a CDS encoding response regulator transcription factor, with protein MGDDARVVLVVEDDLAVREALARALRLDGYTVETASDGPEGLARVEQVRPDAVLLDVTMPGLDGLEVCRRLRAAGDRTPVLMLTARETVTDRVAGLDAGADDYLVKPFALAELRARLRALLRRHDPVMAAADGAGLADGDTLAFGDLVLDLAGWTCRRGDRPIELTRTEFQILEVFLLNPGQVLPREVVSDRVWGYDVGPSSNALDVYIGYLRRKTEAGGEPRLLQTVRGVGYVLRQQ; from the coding sequence ATGGGCGACGACGCCCGCGTCGTGCTGGTGGTCGAGGACGACCTCGCGGTTCGTGAGGCGCTGGCCCGCGCCCTGCGGCTGGACGGCTACACGGTGGAGACCGCGTCCGACGGCCCCGAAGGGCTGGCCCGCGTGGAGCAGGTGCGGCCGGACGCCGTGCTGCTGGACGTCACCATGCCCGGGCTTGACGGCCTAGAGGTGTGCCGCCGGCTGCGCGCCGCCGGCGACCGGACCCCTGTGCTCATGCTCACCGCCCGGGAGACCGTCACCGACCGGGTGGCCGGTCTAGACGCCGGGGCGGACGATTACCTGGTCAAGCCTTTCGCGCTGGCCGAGCTGAGGGCGCGGCTGCGCGCGCTGCTGCGCCGGCACGACCCGGTGATGGCCGCGGCCGACGGGGCCGGCCTGGCGGACGGCGACACGCTGGCGTTCGGCGACCTGGTCCTCGACCTGGCCGGCTGGACCTGCCGCCGGGGCGACCGGCCGATCGAGCTGACCCGCACCGAGTTCCAGATCCTCGAGGTGTTCCTGCTCAACCCCGGCCAGGTACTGCCGCGCGAGGTCGTCTCCGACCGGGTCTGGGGGTACGACGTCGGTCCGTCGTCCAACGCGCTCGACGTCTACATCGGTTACCTGCGCCGCAAGACCGAGGCCGGCGGCGAGCCACGGCTGCTGCAGACGGTGCGGGGAGTCGGCTACGTGCTGAGGCAGCAGTGA